Genomic segment of Panicum virgatum strain AP13 chromosome 2K, P.virgatum_v5, whole genome shotgun sequence:
tttagttttagtaCCAGCTGGCCCCAAAAAAATGTTGAGATCGGGTAGAATGGTTTTTTAATGGCAAAAATAAAGCTAGATTTTCCTATActataaaaatgtataaaaaacTAAAGAAATCTGAATTTAAGTTTTTACAAAATATTATAAAATTTGGATGCATATGTGAACTTAGTATCTTACATTAATTCATGTGTTCATGTTAACTATAACATATTTTCTTTTCACCATTATGGAGTGAGCACCATATCAAATTCGTGACGATTTCTATTTTTATTCTATGACGTTTTCAGAGATTTGTCATAGAAACTAAGCCCAAATTAGAGCCCATTTGGGCTTTTTGCAAATTTGTGACAAAAACTCATAAATCATCATAGATCTCATCTGTTTATGACGGTTTTTATAAACATCACAAAAATTTCGTAATGATCAATGGATTTCTTGTAGTGAGCTCCTCCCTCCGAGCAAGATCGACGGCGACACGTTGCGCGCAAGTAGacgctctcgccgccgccctgtgcGTGCAACGTGTAGTGTGTAGGCCGCCTTCCGGGTACTCCCAGGCTCGCCGTCGCGGTCCACGGGCGGCGGCAACGGCCCGACGAGTACTGGGGGCCATGAAAATTTCCATGGTGTCTGCAACGACCTTTGAACGAGTCCGGACTCCGGACAGGATCACCTGCCAACATCTTGTTTTCCGCGGGTTTCACGTACTCTACTCCAAAAGGAACAGTTTTCTCGAGACAATATTATTACCCTCGTAAAGTACTACAACGGAATCAGCAACTGAGATCAGTAATTGATATTTCTGGAGATGTCCTGATAAGCTATTTTAGGAAAGGAGTCGTTTAAGATTTTAAACGTCCACGCTGACTAGACTTAACGCAGACGAGACTGCCCGACTAAAACTTGAATGCAAGACCGGTAGCCTCCACAACTGGAGCACGCGCCAACCGAGATAGGCTCGGTTCCTGAAGTAAGATACTTTGATAAAATGTTCAGGCCCATCGCAGTCAACAGATAATATCGACGTTCTATTAAAATGGTGTTTCACATTTTTGCTTTGGTGCGAGTGGGCCTAAGTGTCAACAGGTATCCACATATATAGGACCATGCAAATGCAAAATATTCTGATTTTAGAAAACAGAAAAATACGTGTGCGTGTGCGCGCGCGCATTCAAAGTTGTGTGCGTGCGCGTGTACTCGCTaatcattttttttagaaaacagaaaaaaatcTTATTTTAAACATTTGGGCTTTTTTGTGGACTTTGTAAAATGCAGATTCTGAACGAAAATCTAACAGAAAGAACAGGGCCTGAATTCCCAGCTCCCGAGAGCAAGTGGGCCGTTGTTGGGTCGGCAATATGGACAGACATATAGCAATGGCATAGATAGGTTTCCTTTAATCAATGGGCCTGGTTACTTGTAATTCGTTCGTCGTGAGGTGAGTGGTATACATACTGGTCTGTAGAGCATGATGGTAATGGGGAACGGGGTAAACAGCGTGCAAACTTCCTCCAAAACTTCTACGTCTAAACAAACATGTTCGTGGTTTCAGCGTATAAGTATGAGATTTGCCTATAGTGGAAGGGCAGAATGTATGAATCAGCATGCATGTCCTCCCAAGACAGAGCCACAGAGGTATGCTTTCTGCAATTCCTTATTCCCCACCACCACAACTATGATTATCTGAGCGCGGACATGCACCGCACCGCCACCGCACCGATCAACTCAGGCGTCCACGAAACACTGGGGGTACTCGAGCAGCGGCacgcccccggcgccggcggcgtccacCCCGACCCCTGTGGTGACGTCGCAGCGCACGAAGAGGTCGCGCCACCCGGTCCTGAACATCCCGCTCCGGTACCTGACCCGGGCCAGGAGGACGAGCCGGAGCAGCACGCGCCGCGCGGCGCAGTCGCCCGCCAGCGCGCGCACCGCGGCCTCCGACACCGGCACGggctccgccgcccccgcgccgccgccgaaggaCGGCGTCACTGCCACGTCGGCGCCGCGCTCCTGGACTACCGCGGGGAGCTCCgcgggcggcgccaccggctcCCCGCGGTACGTCACGTAGGCGAGGAGGCGGTCGTAGAGCACCGCGGCGCGGTCGCTCGGGTTGTGCAGCAGCAGCGTGAACTGCGCCCTCGCCGCGATCGCGTAGGGCGCCGCCGGGtccgccggggaggaggagtTGCCGGCGCTCTCCAGCTGGTACACGGCGGCGCGGGACACGGAGATCTGCGGCTTCGCGGGGCGGTAGGTCAGGTAcacggcgagcagcgcggcgccggcgaggagagcggtgaggagggcgccggcgacgacgcgggcgcggcggcgggagcggtgCATGTCGCAGAGGTTATCCTTCTTGGAGGTCTCCATGGCCGTCGCATCGCTGGCCTGGCTAACCTGCACGTGCAGCTAGCCGCCAGCCAGGGAGCTCTCCCTCTTCCTTTATGGCGTTTCGATCGGCCTGCGCCGCCCTCTCTTTCCCTTGGCTTTGGTGTTTCGTGCACAGCTTCGGTCGCAGGCGCATAACTGTGAACGGTGAGCACATGCATCCCAAAGCAAGGAGAGGAAGAGAGGATCACGGGGTAGGCGTTGCCGCGCGCGTGTCGTTGCATGCGATGCGAATGCGAGCGAGCAGTGGGCTGCTGGGGAGGAGAGCGCGGGACTCTCCTCGTGTTAAGGTTGGCGCTGCCTTTTGTTTGCGAGCGTGTGCCGCCGCGGAGACGAAGCGCggccttggtggcttggttccTCTCCATCGAAGACGACAGAAATCTGGAGTTGGTTGGATCGTGGATGGCGGATGGATGCGCTCTGGTTTTGCTTTCGGCgggcgtcgtcgccgccgccgttgttCCGGCGCCGCCTGTGCTGGGTATGACCAAGTTTTGGACCTACTCGATCATTGTGTCCAATGTGTTACTGGCCAACTTTTGGAAAGGACTCGGTTTTCATGGCCCAACAAAGACCTGAGGAGATCTATCGGAAAAATGGCCTGAAGAAatccagctctctctctctctctctctctctctatattcCAGGTTAAATTTCCCTCCTTATATTTAAAGAATAATTGTATAAATGAAGGTCACGCATGTCTTACTTTTATTTTCGCTAAAAACGGATGGAGAAGCAATAATAGACTTTGCTTTTAAATTTTTCTCATATTATGTGTGCTTTTTCCCTTATTTTTTTTATCCCAGTGCTCATGCTGAGAATGATTTAAAGACTCAAGCTGTGTGCGTCGTGGAGGCCggaacttttcttttttttttctaaaaaaagtgCACAATAGGAAAAGTGTGATTTGCAAAAGTCAATCCAAGAgcgggtccagattgtaaaagTCAATACAATAGGAACTTCAATCTGGGTCattagatcaacatccaaggagaGAGGCGCAGAGAGGTGGAAggagggatttgcaaaagtgtgattactcaATCCAAGAgcgggtccagattgtaaaattatccaatcTCCCacaccccttggatgttgatccaatgactcagattgaagtttccatagtttgcacgaaGATGTTGGTTTACACCTGATACGTTTCCCATATATAATAGTTACACCTTCGCCATTAGTGTTGGGGATCACCACCTCCGAATGGCACCGATCCAAGGTTATGCACGAACTCAGGTACTCGAGAAGTCTGAGGGAGCAACCTTCGATCAACCAGCAGCCttctgcatatatatatatatatatatatatatatatatatatatatatgttatctTTTCTTAATTTCTTGTGCGTGCAAGTCGGTGTCGTTCCAGGATCGGAGGTCATGACTCATGAGCCTGTGACGAGGAGGCAACCCTCGAGGACAGCAGAGGACATCACAATTCGGCGGAGGTTTCACTGGGACCAGTGGCGGAGGACAACAAAAAATTTAGGTGTGGCGGTGCATTTCTAGACTACATTCATATATTGTACGGAAATAAAAGTTCACAACAAGACCATCGTTTAGAAGTACCTTAAATGAAGAAAAACATGTAGATTACACATCAAATCAACAACGGGACCAAAATAAGCTGTTAAATAAAGAGAAAACATAAATTAGTAGTGAAACATTagagttaaaatattaaatgtaataCGAGATATACAATTAGAGTATAGAGTTATACCGATAAATTTATTAGTTGCGTTCAGTCCGGTTGCGTTTAGGATGCTTCGACAATTTCATATTCCTatctttcttcacttgaaaTGCCTTTTTGATagattgaagatcaattcctttAAATATCTCCCTCTCAATATACACAACCATTAAGTCATTAAGCCAACCATCAGAGATGACATGTTCTGGATTGAACTCAGTTATTATACCTTGATCACTTGCATCTTTATCTTGAGTTTGCTCTCTACTTGAGTCCACACCACCACTGCCTTGACCTTCAACATCTTCAACTGACATTGGTACTGCTACAGCATCAGTGCTCTCTACTTGAGTTTGCagcaccacctcctccctctccaatGCCTCAAGACCAACTCCACTTCCATGAGTACTTGCAGTGTTGCTAGATCTTTGGGTAAAATAGCTCTTCAGATCTGCAAACAAAATATTGCATTGAAGTAAATTAGCACCTTTACCTCAAGTTCTACATCTATTTGAATTTGAGACTTTGAATACTTCTATTAATCTATTTGGTACCTTTTCCATATcctattgtttttctttttccctttctgttgctgccgctgccggagtCCATTGAGGAACAGAAGCTCCCAAGATTCTCCAGCAAGGCAAACAGTGAGCAAGCAGCCCCAAAGGTCCAATCTTCGCAAGGTCAGGACGGAGCTCCGCCACAAATTCTGGAGGAAAATCAGCAAGCTCCGTAGCTGCAGAGCCAAGAAACCAGCAAGCAAGAGGCAACCTGTCTACCCCCGGCACCTCAAAAGTCAATCAGAGCCTCCACGCCCAACCAGCTCAGCTTCTTCTGCGAGCTGACCAACCGGGCG
This window contains:
- the LOC120696137 gene encoding NDR1/HIN1-like protein 1, with protein sequence METSKKDNLCDMHRSRRRARVVAGALLTALLAGAALLAVYLTYRPAKPQISVSRAAVYQLESAGNSSSPADPAAPYAIAARAQFTLLLHNPSDRAAVLYDRLLAYVTYRGEPVAPPAELPAVVQERGADVAVTPSFGGGAGAAEPVPVSEAAVRALAGDCAARRVLLRLVLLARVRYRSGMFRTGWRDLFVRCDVTTGVGVDAAGAGGVPLLEYPQCFVDA
- the LOC120685296 gene encoding uncharacterized protein LOC120685296, coding for MDSGSGSNRKGKRKTIGYGKDLKSYFTQRSSNTASTHGSGVGLEALEREEVVLQTQVESTDAVAVPMSVEDVEGQGSGGVDSSREQTQDKDASDQGIITEFNPEHVISDGWLNDLMVVYIEREIFKGIDLQSIKKAFQVKKDRNMKLSKHPKRNRTERN